A segment of the Mycobacterium intracellulare ATCC 13950 genome:
GCTGCTCGAGCAGCGCGTCGAGGTTTTCCTGATCGACGTTGTGGTGCTGCACGCTTTCGGGCTTCTCCGAGATCTGTGCGACAAGGCGTTTCAGCTGTTCGGGCGATTGCTTGTCCTTGAGGTCCTTGATCGCGGCCATCCGGTTGCGCACCCCGCCGCGGACCACGGTGGGCGCCCCAGAGCCCAGCCCGCTGCCCAGCATCCCGGCCAGGCCCATCGAACTGAACAGGCTTCCCTCGCCCAGCGCCGCTGCCGGTACGGCCTCGGTCCCGGCGGCCGACAGTGCGGCGGCGACGGTCCTGACCGACGGCGTGGCCGTGGCCCAGCTGGGCGGGATCGAGAGCTTGCCCACCAGGGTGCCGGCATTGCCCATGCCGGCGATGGGGTTGATCGCGCTGTACAGCGTGCCCCGACCGAAGCCCAACGCGCCGAGCCCCGCGCCGAGCGCGTCCTTGGGCAACGCACCGTACGCGATGGGAGGGGCGAATTTGAGCCACTGCGACAACGGAAAGTTGACCAACAGGCCGACGTCGTTGAACTGGGTGGTCAGGCCCAGCGGCACCTTCACGGCGTTGTACATCGCGGTGTAGAAGCTCGCCCCGCCCGGGACGGTGTTGAAGAGATTGGTCATGAACGTCTGGTAGAGGTACGCCAGGTTCGCCGCGCCGGAGAAGGGCCCGCTGTAGGGCAGCGTGGTGGTCGCCGCCGTCGCCGCGGCATTCGCCACGTTGGCGGCGGGGGTGCTGGCGGCCGACGTCACCGCGGCCGCTTGCATCGGTTCGGCCGCCGCGTTGGTGGTCTGGGGCGCCGGGCCGAACTCCGTCAATTTGTTGGAAGCGGTCGCCGAGGAGGCGAAATAGGTGTCCATCGCCGTGGCGTCCTGCGCCCAGAACTCGCCGTATTGGGCCTCGTTCACCGCGATCGCGGACGTGTTCTGCCCGAAGAGGTTCGTCGCCACCAATTGCGCCAGCAGCGCCCGGTTTTCGGCGATCACCGCCGGCGGCACATGGGCGGCGAAGGCCGTCTCGTAGGCGGCCGCCGCCTCGGTGGCCTGGGTCGCGGATTGTGCGGCGGCGGCGGCGGTTTGCTGCATCCAGGCCACGTACGGGGCCGCCGCGGACGCCATGGCCAACGATGACGGACCCGCCCAGGGCCCGGCGGTCAGGCTCGAGATCGTCGCCGCATAGGACGTCGCGGTGGACTGCAATTCGGTGGCCAGGCTCTGCCAGGCCGTCGCCGCTGCCACCAGCGATCCGGCGCCCGGACCGCTGTACATCCGGCCCGAATTGAACTCCGGCGGAAAGGCTCCGTAAAACAACCCTGCTACCCCCTGCCTCGACATTCGAGCGAAAGCGACTGGCGGCCATGCGGTTTGGTCATCGCGGTCATTCCTCGATGCAGGGGATCACGATGATGGTGGCTGCGGCCGGATCGGCTTCCGCGGCAACACCGCCCAGCGCTCCCATCGCCGTCGCGGCGCCGCCGACCGGACGGGTTGCGGCGGCCGCCACGGCGCGTCCGGCCAAGCTCGACAGGGCCATCTGGCTGAACACGCCCTCCTCGCCGGCCAACGCGGCCGGCGCCGCCGCCAAGTTCGTCGGCAACCCCTGGGCGAGCGTCCGTATCGCCGGGGCGGCTTCCGTCCAGCCCTGCGGGACCGACATGCCGCCGACCAGAGCGGCTTTGCCCATCGACCCCGAGACCTGCCCCGCCCCGATCGCGGAGCTGAGCATGGGCTTGACGGCGTTGGCGCCACTGGTGAGCGGGGCCAACGCGCCCGAGATGGCTTTCGGCCCAGCCAGATAGGCGGCCGCACCCTGCCCGTTCTGTCCCCAGGCGTACGCCTGGCCGAACGACAGGAACGGGCCGCCGGGGATGGTGGTCCACGACTGCGGCGAGTACACCCCGGTCACCACCGACCAGAACTCGTTCCAGTTGGTGATGAAACTGGGCGTCGTCAGTTCGGCGGACGACGTTCCCGACGAGCCGGCGTTCGCCACGGATTGCGCCGCAGGCTGCAGCGTGCCGCTCAGCTGCGACAGCTGGGTGGCGGTGTTGGAGCCGGACTGCCCGCCACTCTGGGCGACCGCGGCGGCTTGGGCGGGCCCGGCCGAATCGTTGGTGGTGCGCGGGGGCGGTGCGAACGGGGTCAGCGCCGACGCGCTCGCCGAGGACGCCGCATAGCCGTACATGGCGGCGGCGTCCTGCGCCCACATCTCCATGTAGTGGGCCTCGGTCGCGGCGATCGCCGGGGTGTTCTGGCCCAGGATGTTGGTGGCGACCAGCGTGGCGAGCAGGGCGCGGTTGGCCGCGATCACCGGCGGCGGCACGGTGGCCGCGAACGCCGCCTCGTAGGCGCCGGCGGCGAGCTTGGCCCGCGCGCCGGCCTCCTCGGCCTGCGCCCCGGTGGCGTGCATCCAGGCGACGTACGGGGCGGCAGCGGCCGCCATCGCCAGCGACGAGGGGCCCGTCCAGGGGCCCGTCGCGAGCGTCTCGATGGTCGAGCTGTACGACGCCCCCGTCGTCTGCAATTCCGCGGCCAGCTCGTCCCAGGCCGCGGCGGCGGCCAGCAGCGGGCCCGATCCCGCGCCGACATACATTCGGCCCGAGTTGTATTCCGGCGGGTACGCGCCGAAGTCCAGCATTCAGGACCTCCTCGAGTCTCGGCCACGCCGAGCGCGGCATCGCGGGCTCGACAAATTCGCGCCTGGAAGGGAATTCACGAAACAAGCCTTCGAATGCGGGCGAACATTCCGTGGGTTGGAAGACAGCAAGCCCTACTCTCCTAGCTGCAAACCGGTGCCATAAAAGGCGGACGAATGAGTAGTCAAGCCACGCTGCTATCGCAATGAAGATGTTGCACCGTTGGTATTCAGGCGGCGTTCCCGCCAGGTAAAGCCGTGTAAAACATCGATGTCGCGGCCTTCGGGACCGGTGTGAGAACGGCGCATGAGATCCTTTCGATTAGTGGCGCAAATCACCCGGTATGCGCCCGTCGGGCAGGGTGGGCGTGCTGATGTATTGCTTCGAAGGTGTCCGCATTGCGACGCGATGCGGACACCAAAAAACTTTCTTTATCGACGATGAGTTTTCGCTTTCGGAATCGCCAAAGGCGCGAATCCGCGCCATTTTCGCGAAATGCGATTAAGCCCCAGTTCGAGCCGACGGCGTCGTCATCGCCGAACTGGCGGGTGTGGTCACGCTGTGTCGTACGGTCTGTTCATACCACTAGACGCGGCCAGCCTGCCGTGGCGCTGGTGGGCCACTGACAATTTCCTGTGGGACGAATTCCCATAGGGCGCAGCGGCTT
Coding sequences within it:
- a CDS encoding PPE family protein, with translation MFYGAFPPEFNSGRMYSGPGAGSLVAAATAWQSLATELQSTATSYAATISSLTAGPWAGPSSLAMASAAAPYVAWMQQTAAAAAQSATQATEAAAAYETAFAAHVPPAVIAENRALLAQLVATNLFGQNTSAIAVNEAQYGEFWAQDATAMDTYFASSATASNKLTEFGPAPQTTNAAAEPMQAAAVTSAASTPAANVANAAATAATTTLPYSGPFSGAANLAYLYQTFMTNLFNTVPGGASFYTAMYNAVKVPLGLTTQFNDVGLLVNFPLSQWLKFAPPIAYGALPKDALGAGLGALGFGRGTLYSAINPIAGMGNAGTLVGKLSIPPSWATATPSVRTVAAALSAAGTEAVPAAALGEGSLFSSMGLAGMLGSGLGSGAPTVVRGGVRNRMAAIKDLKDKQSPEQLKRLVAQISEKPESVQHHNVDQENLDALLEQLAKKPGIHAVHLKKGDKSKVLPTDAQLG
- a CDS encoding PPE family protein: MLDFGAYPPEYNSGRMYVGAGSGPLLAAAAAWDELAAELQTTGASYSSTIETLATGPWTGPSSLAMAAAAAPYVAWMHATGAQAEEAGARAKLAAGAYEAAFAATVPPPVIAANRALLATLVATNILGQNTPAIAATEAHYMEMWAQDAAAMYGYAASSASASALTPFAPPPRTTNDSAGPAQAAAVAQSGGQSGSNTATQLSQLSGTLQPAAQSVANAGSSGTSSAELTTPSFITNWNEFWSVVTGVYSPQSWTTIPGGPFLSFGQAYAWGQNGQGAAAYLAGPKAISGALAPLTSGANAVKPMLSSAIGAGQVSGSMGKAALVGGMSVPQGWTEAAPAIRTLAQGLPTNLAAAPAALAGEEGVFSQMALSSLAGRAVAAAATRPVGGAATAMGALGGVAAEADPAAATIIVIPCIEE